Below is a genomic region from Nilaparvata lugens isolate BPH chromosome 8, ASM1435652v1, whole genome shotgun sequence.
GTATTTTcctgaaaaacaagaaataggaaatatattaaaatacttCTCTTCAAGTGGAAATATACAAACAATCTAGATTGATAGTAGACTATTGGGCTGTAACCCTCCTATAGTACCTGATGTAGTGATCAGCATTTTTTAGAAACGGATTCGCTCAGTCAGTCAATACTGATGTTTGAAAACTCAAAACTCTGCACCATTCCTCctaaatatgatttttttatataattacaaatcatatgaatatgatcgggatagaacaacaagcatagcccaaaactattctgttcccaaattttgataaataatataatgtcagaaaaaataggttatgttcttactgaggaaagttaaaGAGAATTAATATACAGAGTATTGGCAAAATATTGAGATCTGAATAAATATTCCAATTGGAACTAAAGGATCTATTGGTAGTTTCCTTCACAGAGCACTGGTTGACTAcagaaatcaaaattattaacaaaactaagaaatagaaagaaacaTAGACTAACTGAATATTTTACATTCTTTTCTGCCAAATTAGCAGAAATTGATTCTAGTTTAAGTCTTTATGAAACAacttttttagaaaaattgaaaactataaaaaattgacaataatgaataataggtGGTACACTCGTACTtgtataattatgaaaaaatctACTCAGAGGATAGAATGAACAATCTGGATCGTTTATTGATCGAGAAAGTGGAGTCtaatattcaagtcgacggtttagcatttgtgtttatgtttcgcatttacggcgaaacgcaacaatagattttcatgaaatttgacaggtatgttccttttttaatttcgcgtcgacgtatatacaaggtttttggaaattttgcatgtcaagggtaatataaaaggaaaaggagcctccttcatacgccaatattaccgtaaaaatcagactatagaattattcatcataaatcagctgtcgagtggattataaattgcatgaaatgacgcatgtaattcaatatctcaatgtaacttattgaaaacacagctgttgtgtggactattaattttgcatgcagtgaggcatgcaattgattacttgaagtagcatagtattttctcccgacttttctctgctttcaactcggtaagctttagATGATAGCAGCATAGCTGTTTATATCAAATtgttagcattgtcgatacaacaacccaaacagccattagtagtttatacaccgatatctcgccgacacgacaggacaggacagaatttactctgatggacagagtattagaggagactgtggtttataactgcgcgaggtctactgttcacagaactactagttctatGATGGTATAAATTAGAGAATGGAATGTAGAATTTTATGTGAGCTTGAACAGATTCTTCCAACTACCAACCATTGAACAACTCATCGTTTAAAAAAcgtattgtaattattttatgCTCACTTTAATCATAAATCTTCTCAATCATAATATGATGTGTATGCTATATAGATTCATAATAGATTCTACATAGGTTGCCTTAGCAAACAGACATTATGAGtatttaaaatgttctattgataataattaccGTAGTTGAGAGCTTCAGGTGCTGTCCACTTGATAGGGAtttgcttcattccatcagaaacgatgtactcttcttcttccctgGACATTCCAAAGTCGGATATTTTTACACTGTTATCTGCCGCTGTAATCAAACGACATCAAAGAATCAGCCATATATACAATGGTACGCTATAATTGGTATTATCAATACCTATGCATGATTTATCCAACTGATAATAAATTTAGAATCAATATTCCTAATCATTTGACTTTTtcttgtgtaaataaatttaatagtcggaataaattatttatttaataggtACCTTAGCAATACGCTTCATAACAATATAACAGGCTCGAATTGACCTATGCATTACACAAATGGCTGATATTGATGCGAAAATGTCTATTAGAAAACTTTATTCCCTTCAAATGAATACTTAATGTCTATTAGAAAACTTTATTTCCTTCAAATAAATACTTATCACTTTTCCAAAATAACACATTCATTCCTTATTAAAATTGAGGGAGGGAGAAagagaataatcataattatttttaaaacgaATCATAACACATTAAAATAACTTTCACACCTactgtaatcaatatttttcatgttcaattttcaactttttaccaCCAGTCCGATGTGTCATATTTTTGGATTGGTCAAACATTTGAAAGAATTTTACACAtaattatcaaaaacaaaattcaaataagTTTTAACTTGAAACCTTATTTCTATGGAAGTTGAAATATCAATAGCAAAATCAAAATCTTGGATTAATTGGAAATGTGGGAACCAAATAGGCCTTTACCAAGTATAGCTGAAATACATATGAGCTCAGAATATGTTTGATAATGTCATGATAAGTCAAAACTAATCATAACCAAAAcatcccgtgttatcggatcggcacgttaaactgtcggtcccggcttaagtatgacagtcgtaaggcccattgacggcttaaatgatatattcaggcaaggtgggaccttccctcaagggactccccaccaacaaaagccatacgaatttactttttagccAAAACTGTTAATTTCTTTAGAAAACAATAAAGGGTATAGGTACTTGtaattctattgaaaaaaaacaccaTTAAGTAGTCAAGTAgtgatgaataaaaattttaatgaattagtGAGTTCAAGCCAAAAAACAATGTATTGTTTAAGTAGACAATGTATTCATTCAGTCAAGTTAAAGTGGAACTATATAAATTATTcagtaaataaattgatttcagTTCTATAAATTGCAGTGAATACTGACCAACAAGACAGTTACGAGCAGCAAGATCGCGGTGAATGCAGTTCTTGCTCTCCAGATATTGCATGCCGGCCGCTGCATCTTTGCACATCAACAGCATCTGCTTCTGAGTCAGCGACGAAGCATTGTTCCGCAGAAATGTCAGAAGGGAGCCACCTATCAACAAATCAAGATAATTTTAATAAGGCGATATTTGGTGAGTCCGGTATCAAATAtgtcaaattgaattaaaattacaatgcgataaactaaaaacttgaatcCTTAAACAAGGATCCTAAACAAGGATCTTGTTATCCTTATAACAAGTCCGATATTGGTAAGTATGAGCTGAGAATGTTTTAAAAGCAAAAAAATCATTGACTTATCATTAAAAACTTCCAAAGCATATGAAACTATAAATCTAAATTTTGTAGATTCGTTTAGATTTCCCATGTTATGGTGAAGGTAGTggaggtattttattgaaaatttatttttgattgtgatttttttgttttttgatttcttttatgtatattgtattgtgttgatttgaataaaattgattgaattgattgatcCATGCCAGGTATCTGTAGCATAATATAGAGCAGgctagaaattgtcaaaaccacacaTTTATTGAAACACGTTTGATAACATATTAATCTTAGTTTTAGGTTGGAACAAAATCTTAGAGTTTCAAACAGATTTTCGAAATAATTATCTTAATAAGTAGCTTGATTGAAGAGTTTATCGACCAAAAATGAATATGACACGTAGGAAAGTGTAtgaatacaaatacaaatataagtgtatttttgTGAAATGAATAACCTGATAAACTGTGTTGCTGTATCATCTATATTACATACATTGAACTATCTGGatctacagtcctgggtggactttggcctcctcaacataaTGCCTCCACTCATCTCTCACTTGTGCACTCCTCCGCCACCAGCTCCTCACTCCAATAAACCGGAGGTCGCCGATCACATCGTTCTGTATCATCTATATATTGTTATTAGCTTCattgtattaatcaataaagTGTTATGGTACTCCACTTTGTGGAGTGTTAACTGACTACAATAATTTAGCATTATTTAATGTTccgatattttttatttctcattttttagaTCCATCAGCTACATAATCCAATAATGTTCTGTCTGggttgataaaatattcaatatattctattctattcaaactATCAAGTTGTTTCTATTCATAAATGATCTCAAATAAATCGCATCCAATGAAAATACATCACCTTAAATAAAACACTTACACCCGTTTGCACAAAACTCTGTCAACTTTTAAACGTGTTATAGAGGAACAAAGCATAAATGATATTCCCAAGGTATTCGCCCTATcccatagggcgtttatgtcacaacttttactgttaactcaagccgattactgtcgatttttactgtttggccgggtgagactgaacggcacaatatgagagactaccagcgtcacacagcttcacgggaaagaactatgtcaactatcggcttgagataacagtagaagtagcgacataaactccctataccatgggatatctacttgtgctattgtttctctatgaccgTGATCGATtaccacaagaaccaatcagaggagacTTCTTTTCTataaagccttctctgattggttctcgtgacatttaatcatgattaaaatttaggATGCTTTTGTGCGATTGAGGGTAAATAATGCACttcatattgatgaaaaatgataaGTTTGAAGGTGGACTGACCAACAACGTGCTCCATGACGATCATGATGGGCTGCTTCTGCACACAGATGCCAATCAGCTTCACGATGTTGGGGTGGTCGTACTGCTTCAGGATGCGGCCCTCCTGCAGGAACTTACGCTTGTGCTCGTCGGGAACAGTCATTCGACACGTCTTCACTGCAACCTACAAGAAAGcacaaatttattacaaaaatgcAATCAAGATACAGAATATAACAAATTGCAAGTTCAGTATAATGATCTTTATAGAAAACTATACATAATCTGTATAAAAAAACCATCACTTATATCAAAGGTAGAATGATTCCTGCAAAGGTGTGGAGCCAGTGCgcaaatatatgaatcataaaaaGTAATCATCGAACAATTGAttcattttgaagaaaacaCTTGGGAAATCAACAAATACCATGAAgacaacttattattattaagacaacttggagagagaaagaagggagtaaaaagaaataaaataagtaGTGAAATTTCATGTAGAGAATAACGTAATTTAACTTCAAATAAACTTTACTTCACTAACTCATTTCTATTTCTAGATAGAATTCGTTCtactttaataatttattattttgttcaaagaCTAGTTCATGGGATGAaccaacaataattgaatacaatattatgtTGACTCAAgttatcaactttcaaaatacaagtaggcctacctattaaAAATTACTAAAAGGAGCAAATCACTAAAATgcaacaaattgaaaacaaaacaaaatctaAATGACAGATTAAAAACAAAACCTACCGAAGGTTAATTATTCTAACAATGAGGGAGATATGCGATGATTATATCAATACTGATGTAATGGATGAGGTAACTGAtgctttatttattttccattatttgctgagtatgatgcccacataaacTGTAGGCTTGAACCTTGGTAATGACGAGAAGGATAATGATGAGAAATGAGTAGACCTGAAGCTTTAGTTGGGTGTAAGTTTAGGGGGactattgaaataattcatCAGTAAGCTTTGTACTCCACGATCTAAAATACATTTCTCAATGTACTTGCCTATttcgtaattttgaatattttggaaaatacgAATATTCAAAAAAGGAAGGAGTTTCAGGaaggaaatttataaattttctgctACAAAAATAAATTGTCGACAGCATGCATAAGTAATTGCTGTATGGTCTCAATTTGGTTTAATATAGAAGCTCACAAAAATTCTTAGTAATAGAATTGCTGCACCTATTTTGACCTACTATATGCTATAAAAATACTATGTAAATACAACATATATAATCTATACATAGAGACTATGCGATCAATCGTTTTTCAAAAGTAGGCtactactttcaaattttcaagttcataAATACGAGTGAAATAAGTTCATAAATAGTCAGGATAAGTTAGCACCTCTTCGTCGTTGCTAGTGCGCAGTCGCGCCTTATAGACGTCACCAAAGTTTCCGCGACCAATCTTCTCTAGCAGGATGACGTCATCGTTGTTGAGTTCCCAGCGCTCGCGGGGAATGGGCGTGCGCAGAACGGCCCCCGACCGACTCGTCACGGCCAGGTTGCTCTGGAACTGGTACATGATCAGCTCCTGAATGGTCGGGAAGGCCGGGCCCTCGAACCTGAATTGGCCCTGCAATGCAACAATCACAcattcaatattcttattcacccattcaatagttttgtgcagcaaaaaaactgacactgttgtactttttacaacagagcgactgccggaaggataactatttgaatttaatttttatgttaGAACgttgtttctataaaaaaatgtaccTACTTGTAAAAATTCAACCGGTTACCGAACATGACACTAACAATCGTGAATTGAGAGAATAGAGAATTGAGAGATTATATTAGCGAAGAGGAATGTGAAATAGAACTCAATGGCTCAGAAGACTATAAGAATGCAGACAATAGATAAATAGCTGAAGGCGACTCGATGAacactaccatagagaaaagatagtatatattatgatatcacctatttttatgctatcttttctctatgacacTATTACTACAAACAATGTTTGTCTATAAGAGATTGAGGCCCATATTTACCATCTCGGTTTAAACCAGGTATGTATAACATTAAAATTAATGCAGTATATCTTCCAGTAAACCGCGGTTAGCGTTAAACGTAATTAATAGGCTACagtatttaggaatgtttaccTTATTTAGTGAGTGgtgtagcatagagaaaagatggaGAGATAGATCTTGATCATTCGTCTATGGTGGTACAGTGgagactaaggcccggttgcacagaagtcggttaagttttaaccgtgattaatttcaagagaaataatcagagaaggcatttgAAAGAACGGCTTCTCTGGATGGTTATCATGGAATCACGATCACgttttaatcacgattaaaattcaaccgacttttgtacaaccggcactaagaatCTTCACAGATCCAATTAAAATCTAGttatttttgaagagaaaaatTTACCTCTGCAGTAGTCTGTACAATGAAATGTTTATGGCCACCCCAACAGACCGACAACACAGTCTGGTTCTCGTCGTTTCTTGTCGTCTCTCTCACCAAGAAATCGCCTTCTTTGGTAAGAAGTCTCACCACTTCTTCGCGAGGTAGTACACCGTGGAACCATTCTTCATCCACTAGAGATCGCGTTGATGAACCaatctataaaaaattataaaaagtcAGTAGAATAAGGAGATTGTGAAACTATTATTATGTTTAGTTGAAAACGTAAATGGGAGGCCTAAATGATACTGATGACTGAAAATTTGATTCACTTCTTGCCACACAGAAACATATCAAGCAAACTAATTTATCAATTACTGATGAGTATGTGAACATATAATTTGAAGTCATGGAATAGTAATATTTATCAAAGCCTATTTTTATTAACAACTGAATAGGCCTAATGCGTTTGCCAATTTATTAATGGTGATTATCATTGAATGCCAATTAATTCATATtcgagaatgatattgtatgtatcaatgtataaataaataaataaataattgatgatgGTGGATGAGACAACCCTCAGAAAACTCAGTAAATTATGTAGTTTTGGTGAAGAAATTGAGAGATTATCAAATTACGTTTACAAAAAAAGCTTTACAACCACACAACACTAGATATACTCAAAAAAGAAATCAACAATGTATGGAATAAAAAttccaataaaattcaaacCATGCAGTTAATCAGACAGTTTAGTTTAATTTCCTTTTCATAGCATTTCACGACTTCTAGGTATGttatcattttattgtattactatttatttatttattgagactGCTGTTAGGTAAAACACAAAGTTGACACTTCAAATTCCAACATAATAAGGATCAAATCGAATAGAAAGGGAAGCATCAAAAATCAACTAGTTCTTTTGTGTAATAATGCAGATGTTCTAGCTCACTTACTTTATTACTGTTTCAAATCTTGCTGCAATAAACaccaaaattgaaattattgaaccTTTCAATATAATGTTCACACTATGCAATCATTCCAACTTGAGCAAAGCCATTCTGGAATACCACGAATAGAAAcatattttcactattatttttgtaacatattaaaatctgatgggtaaacaaaatccctatttgggagaattttataggtctgaagtgAAATAGATAGTCTagtatcgccaaatgcgataacgaTTActaaaagattagataataacaggTATCagggctaaaattagaacagccgaatagaaaaagaaagttatttgctatttatattatattatataaagtattggaaaatttgaggtagggcttaaaatacctactgatcggcgacctaatgatcgatcAAGTCGCATAACATAAagtctagccagacaccttggcaaaaattcattgtaaataaatggtatgcaactgaGGACTTTAAAAAAGCACATGGTTAATTGTTGTAGagggagaaacaacttataaacatCTTttatatgtaataaatatacttaaaccaccaaataaaaataaattagagtattaaggaagtaggatgtTCCCAGGCGCATGTATACAgtagtgaatttgcatgaaccaatcaaatggtagtaatcgatgggcgacaatagagagccgattcaaatgtatttataaatatttctataaatgataagattttgtaaatttttactattcagtttatgtattggatatggcCTGAGGacatataaaatatcatatatatgatatgggtaataatttagtagattggcatggactatttgaacctttaaatggcgtagtaacaaattatttaaatttatgtaaatttgcaagtcggaaatgaaaattgtagaaataaaagtagaacctgcccacttgcctgcaAGACACCACTATGGAAGGATACTAAaattttgtagagcacaagaccctttattacattgtactttttaaagacttaaagtttaaattcatttattaattttttcataagacttagtgatgctgcatTGAAGCGAAAgtcattaaatatttatttaatccctgggagaagacgacttcggccaccaaaaatccaggactaccaggaaattcggatcgccaccaacagcttataaaaattcagcacgtgagtgatataTCATCGTAATATATAAAgctagggcgccctcagtgcttcgagtgaaacaaatataaaagcTAGCTTGTCGGAAAGgtcataaatatttaaaattaatacaaaacttgcgcaagtcttaagaaggtataagaaatattttattaaataagaataagtcAATTTATATATCCAAAGGTACACAAATTAAAGGaacattaaattttaatcttgtaATATAAacgctcactcaatcattgattctatttaaCAATCTGTAatgatataatgtagctcttgttcactggataaattgatttatctacttccatcagaggccgaaccttatgCCCTAAgagatatatattattgagaaatatactgaaaactatagaaatatatatttataatctatgatttatcaatttattattttatgatataaagtgagattgcctaaatcgacaagcaacagcaagtcgatacctaAGCTGCCTACAAATGAatgcatattatcaatgaattaaaaaagcacatggtCGTGCTAAAGAGCTAAAGAATAGTGTAccagtctgtgatattttattttgatatatttattcttgtatttgttgtgtatgttttgttgctctatatatttccatattgatctgactttaatatttattcgtgcaatatatgtatcaagttttttatggtgtaccatttattttattctccaATACCACGCAGGACAAatctattatctatttattaattatcagtattgaattattaagagAATTACCATccgattttatcaataatagaataagctggtttacacagcaatatattgcattgttaattaaatctctggaaataataccttccaaagatttctataaattgtccaagagcaATAGACTGCAGGAGCTCCTGAGCGAGCCTATAAGGATTTTATCGAAATTGTGTTctaaaaaaccacgaccagacttatatattattacactcatgctttaccgattgcagccaagccgaggcaaatcgttattcattaaaaaataacgtcAGATTTTTCAAGTGAATTGACCTGAAATGGTTCTGAATAGAATTAAGACACATATGTTTCACCCAGCATAAGAATAGGGTGTTTCTTCCATAGCCTATTGTTAcgtatttgaattttattgaggATATAAATTCaatccttcaaatttataattgttCCCAGTTACTGTTATTAAGTTaaagtttcttttcaattttctccgGGCGCCTCTTGAGTCTCTGACTTATACAGCTATTTTAAAgttggaaaatttaaatttgaagataGGAGAGATAATAATTTACATTACTTTATGAAAACTATATAATTGGCACCTCAATTTATAGTGATTTATAATACCTACAAGTTTTGCATGCGATCATCACAGGgcttttcctttttttcttgaGCATCCACGTGAGGTactccaattattattatattatattgatcaaacattgattatttaatatattatacaatactGCATTACGTTCGTGTAGATGTTCAAATATGTATTGCTTAAtgcaatatatatttcattattttaatcaaGAGTTTATAACGGttctttaaaattttcaaatctacAGGAACTTTTGGTCAATGCAATCacataatattgtataatataattgttatatatagatgaatgaataactcttttatttcattctttcaCACATTAAcatttttctaaaatcaaaTATAAGTATTATATAGGTTACAAACAATGTTTTATATGAAATGATCAGCGTCTGCTGGAGGACTTTCTTAGgttatttcttatatattgcTTCTACGACGtatttaaagttcaaatttgTACTACAATGTTATCGGATAATTAGTAAAACACGACAAACAACACAGCTTACCACATTCATGGAATGCACGTTAATAGCGTTGTTAATGAGCAGCGTTTGTTGGTTACTGTCGTTGTTAGAGTGAGAGGCGGGGGGCTCAATGGAGACAATAGTGACGTCATCGTTGAGACCTACTCCGGAGCTAGGGTCGTCGCCGCAAGCGGCTGCGGCCGACCGCAGTAGCGGCGAGTTGGGAACGGACTTGCGGCGGAATGGCTTGCGGAGCATGTCCACTAGACTAGCGGAGACGGCTAGCGACTGGCTCGGAAGTGATGGACGCTTAGCGGAAGGCGGGAGAATGTCGCTAGTCTGAACAAAACCACAAGACAACATAATTATCGgagaatatcaataaaaatgtaacgattcatttatttcattcattcacaatGCATTacaaatatcaaatcaaattgatttgattacaaatattataggtATTATAAATAACTCTCTTAGGCCTAAAACAGTTTCAATCTCTACTGGTATTTctttacattcaaataaaaaacaGAATACATTCATACAATGAACGAATCACTTTCATAAACATTTcctataaaaaaaaacattaaatatTTAATGACAACTATACTCTGAATAAAATAGATTGAGATTAGCGCCACTAGCCGACGTAATACTTGCGTTACCAGATTGAGGGAAATTGTGACTAAATTTTCCAATTCCGTAGCCAAtgtgattcaattatattataatcattcaaattgACAAATCTGCATAGATAGTGAAGAAAGGTATTTCATACTAACATTCAAGTTCACAATAAAGATAGGAAGATGTCAGATACCGACAATACATaacattattaaatttgaaccAGAATGGTAGGAAAAAGGCATTGTGGGAGGTGAAATGAATATATCGGGGAATAAAGGCTAGAGATGGAAGAACGTAGGTGGAAGATTTTGGAAGCTTATGGGCAGAactgttttaataataaattatcttgaAATCTAGAGTTTTATAAGTAGTTCTTGCATGGGTCTCCtggaaattcaactttttatgtGTATTGTTATTTTGTCAACTGAGGACAAAACACAGCTACCTATATTTCGCAAGATTTCAATGTTTAAAATCTGATTATTTTTACCTAGGCCTTCTTCTATGATATTTTACTCATTAGTTCCATCAAACATCAcacattttattgttttcattcCTGAATTGGCACAAGAAATTATCAATGACAGAACTCTCATGCCCAAAAATATgcttttcaattcatatttcaCCTTGAAAAATTTCTTGTCAGGATagctattagaaaaaaattaacgaGCAGctaaaattaattatcaaatgcATTACAGCTGGAGTTCCTACTCGATTAGATACTgaggattttcaataaattgaaattgtgcattaaattgaagaaaaatcacATTTGAATGTTGAATCATAAGTTGAGAGTGAAGTTCATCATGGAGAGTCAAACGTTTCCAACGATAAAAAAgatatttgtaataaatttagGAGAAAGAGATTCGATATtaatgaagaattattgatgCACTACTACCTGATTTTTCTCGAATCTTTTCAACAGCCATAGCAAATCACTTTTTGACCGGTAGAGAAACACAGCCTGCTTCAAGTGATCGGACATTATCGTCAGTCAACCTCAACTGACTTCCACTCACTGCTCACTCAATCAACGCACTAAACTTTAGAAGTTTTGCTACATTACCTCCTTCCACTGCGTTATTAGCAAGGTTAAAAATagaatcatatttatttttagattAAAAATACACTGAAAGTTATAGAAACAACTAAGGATTCGTGATTGAGTCATTAAAAAATAGTGTTAACATCAACAGTCAAGTCTACACCCATAAGACAGAAATGTTAATGGATTCAACAGGCTCGCATTCTAGCTTAAACTTCAACTGCACGTGTATTATTCGTGAGAAAACTTACTGCCttttcaaaaacattcaaaattcagtttgtattatatttactataCATAAATCCATCCTTTCTCACAGTGTGTAGcctataatttaaatatttaattattttgtcaaCCCGAAAATAATCTGAACCCAAAGTTGAAATTATCTGATGCAGTCTAGTGGATTGATGATTTATTTTCAAACTTATTGGTATTAGCGTTACCTAGCTCAATTTATTAAAGCGTAGTTTTTTAAGctgtgtccacactgaacaaatgtttgaCAAACATGTTGGTTGAAA
It encodes:
- the LOC111064144 gene encoding tyrosine-protein kinase Fer isoform X7, giving the protein MSDHLKQAVFLYRSKSDLLWLLKRFEKNQTSDILPPSAKRPSLPSQSLAVSASLVDMLRKPFRRKSVPNSPLLRSAAAACGDDPSSGVGLNDDVTIVSIEPPASHSNNDSNQQTLLINNAINVHSMNVIGSSTRSLVDEEWFHGVLPREEVVRLLTKEGDFLVRETTRNDENQTVLSVCWGGHKHFIVQTTAEGQFRFEGPAFPTIQELIMYQFQSNLAVTSRSGAVLRTPIPRERWELNNDDVILLEKIGRGNFGDVYKARLRTSNDEEVAVKTCRMTVPDEHKRKFLQEGRILKQYDHPNIVKLIGICVQKQPIMIVMEHVVGGSLLTFLRNNASSLTQKQMLLMCKDAAAGMQYLESKNCIHRDLAARNCLVAADNSVKISDFGMSREEEEYIVSDGMKQIPIKWTAPEALNYGKYTSLCDVWSYGVLTWEVFAKGGTPYPGLTNSKAREKIDSGYRMPAPEGTPDEMYRLMLRCWEYKPENRPHFEQIYSVVDTLCSSVR